A single region of the Marinobacter bohaiensis genome encodes:
- the fliE gene encoding flagellar hook-basal body complex protein FliE yields MVQRADINNVLSEIRNMRSQMMQNQQVEQENRLKGSLDSIGKPNGVRETQETPGFGDMLKQAVDQVNDLQSESGALRTAYEQGDPNVDIARVMIASQKASVSFEALTQVRNRVVQAYEDIKNMPV; encoded by the coding sequence ATGGTACAGCGCGCCGACATCAACAACGTACTCTCTGAAATTCGCAACATGCGTTCTCAGATGATGCAGAACCAGCAGGTGGAACAGGAGAACCGTCTCAAGGGTTCCCTGGACAGCATCGGCAAGCCCAACGGCGTTCGCGAGACCCAGGAAACGCCGGGCTTCGGCGACATGCTGAAACAGGCGGTGGATCAGGTGAACGATCTGCAGTCGGAATCCGGGGCGCTGAGAACGGCCTACGAGCAGGGTGACCCCAATGTCGACATCGCCCGGGTGATGATTGCCTCCCAGAAAGCTTCGGTGTCGTTCGAGGCGCTGACGCAGGTGCGTAACCGCGTCGTGCAGGCCTATGAAGACATCAAGAACATGCCGGTCTGA
- a CDS encoding sigma-54-dependent transcriptional regulator: MAKSTVLIVEDDLDLREALVTTLELAKFKVREADSAEQAMQRLADGPVDIVVSDVNMPGKSGHELLADVQRLYPGLPMMLITAYGQINDAVAAMQAGATDYMVKPFEPQVLVEAVGRVVGGDGRSRKDEPVAEDPVSQRMFQLARKVAASDSTVMISGESGTGKEVLARYIHQHSARADQPFVAINCAAIPENMLEAILFGHEKGAFTGAHAAAPGKFEQANGGTILLDEISEMDLGLQSKLLRVLQEREVERVGGRKPVRLDVRVLATTNRNLAEYVREGNFREDLYYRLSVFPMQWQPLRERPRDIMPLARYLLKSHSRKMKLNGIGFSADAEQALRNHSWPGNVRELDNAIQRALVLLQGQEIVADDLCLDMGITGLAPQQPAVQPAPEPVTASETEAEAATGPEEADDSASLGRDLKQREFRIIIDTLRRERGRRNRAAEQLGISPRTLRYKLAQMRDYGIDLDAELATA; the protein is encoded by the coding sequence ATGGCCAAATCAACCGTTCTGATCGTCGAGGACGACCTGGACCTGCGCGAGGCGCTGGTCACCACCCTGGAATTGGCGAAGTTCAAGGTGCGTGAGGCGGACTCCGCTGAGCAGGCCATGCAGCGACTGGCGGACGGTCCGGTGGACATTGTTGTCAGCGACGTCAACATGCCCGGCAAATCCGGTCACGAGTTGCTGGCGGATGTGCAGCGGTTGTATCCCGGTCTGCCGATGATGCTGATTACGGCCTACGGCCAGATCAACGACGCCGTGGCCGCGATGCAGGCCGGTGCGACCGATTACATGGTCAAGCCGTTCGAGCCGCAGGTGTTGGTGGAGGCGGTTGGCCGCGTGGTTGGCGGTGACGGCCGCAGTCGCAAGGACGAGCCTGTGGCCGAGGATCCGGTCAGCCAGCGCATGTTCCAGCTGGCGCGCAAGGTGGCCGCATCCGACTCCACGGTGATGATTTCCGGCGAAAGCGGCACCGGCAAGGAAGTGCTGGCGCGCTACATCCATCAGCACTCCGCCCGCGCCGATCAGCCGTTCGTGGCGATCAACTGCGCCGCCATCCCCGAGAACATGCTGGAGGCGATCCTGTTCGGCCACGAGAAGGGCGCCTTTACCGGTGCCCACGCGGCCGCGCCGGGCAAGTTCGAGCAGGCCAACGGCGGCACCATCCTGCTGGACGAGATTTCGGAAATGGACCTGGGGCTGCAGTCCAAGCTGCTGCGGGTCCTGCAGGAACGCGAAGTGGAGCGGGTCGGCGGGCGCAAGCCGGTCCGGCTGGATGTTCGCGTGCTGGCCACCACCAACCGCAACCTGGCGGAATACGTGCGCGAAGGCAACTTCCGTGAGGACCTGTACTACCGGCTGAGCGTTTTTCCCATGCAGTGGCAGCCTCTGCGCGAGCGCCCGCGGGACATCATGCCGCTGGCCCGATACCTCCTGAAGAGCCACAGTCGCAAGATGAAGCTCAACGGTATCGGTTTCAGTGCTGACGCTGAGCAGGCTCTGCGCAACCACAGCTGGCCGGGCAACGTCCGTGAGCTGGACAACGCCATCCAGCGTGCCCTGGTGTTGCTGCAGGGGCAGGAAATCGTCGCCGACGACCTGTGCCTGGACATGGGGATCACCGGCCTGGCGCCCCAGCAGCCGGCTGTTCAGCCGGCGCCGGAACCGGTCACAGCCAGCGAGACTGAAGCGGAAGCCGCGACCGGACCGGAAGAGGCCGACGACAGCGCCTCCCTGGGCCGCGATCTGAAGCAGCGCGAGTTCCGCATCATTATCGATACCCTGCGCCGGGAGCGAGGGCGTCGTAACCGGGCGGCCGAGCAACTGGGCATCAGCCCGCGCACCCTGCGCTACAAACTGGCCCAGATGCGCGACTACGGCATCGACCTGGACGCGGAGCTGGCTACCGCCTGA
- a CDS encoding sensor histidine kinase, which translates to MSQVQFSSQSAASARGANAAADANEKVTALFPPSAEEAAVDSALDLFNQMSRQITDSYRTLESRVNQLSGELSAETRQRQQELEEKERLADRLSTLLSVMPAGVVVLDSKGVVSQCNPAAVELLGEPLEGEAWLDVIRRCFAPRRDDGHEVSLRDGRRVSIEIRSMENEPGQLILLNDLTETRRLQAQLSHAQRLSAMGKMVASLAHQIRTPLSAAILYGGHLAQPDLEPELRQRCADRLNSRLTHLEQQVRDMLIFARGETRLAEHLTLAALSDNLQSAAEGIALKPGISLDWDLDATSGAVHCNRDALVGACMNLVNNSLEAGATQVTVGLQVVSGEVEIAVQDNGPGFAPEQRDQLLEAFYTTKSQGTGLGLAVVQAVVKAHGGRFDLAAPAVGGARATLTLPLAANSNA; encoded by the coding sequence ATGAGCCAAGTGCAGTTTTCCAGTCAGTCAGCGGCATCGGCCCGTGGGGCGAATGCCGCCGCCGATGCCAACGAGAAGGTGACGGCCCTGTTCCCGCCCTCCGCCGAAGAGGCGGCCGTGGACTCGGCACTGGACCTGTTCAACCAGATGTCGCGCCAGATTACCGACTCCTATCGCACCCTGGAGTCCCGGGTGAATCAGCTGTCCGGCGAACTGTCGGCGGAAACCCGGCAGCGGCAGCAGGAACTGGAAGAGAAGGAGCGTCTGGCGGACCGTTTGTCCACGCTGCTCTCGGTCATGCCTGCCGGTGTGGTCGTCCTCGACAGCAAGGGGGTTGTCAGCCAGTGCAATCCGGCGGCGGTGGAACTGTTGGGCGAACCTCTTGAGGGCGAAGCCTGGCTCGACGTCATTCGCCGCTGCTTCGCGCCGCGTCGGGACGACGGTCACGAGGTGTCCCTGCGCGACGGTCGCCGGGTCAGCATCGAGATCCGTTCCATGGAGAACGAGCCCGGCCAGCTGATCCTGCTCAACGACCTCACCGAAACCCGTCGCCTCCAGGCCCAGCTGTCCCACGCACAGCGCCTCTCGGCCATGGGCAAGATGGTGGCCTCCCTGGCGCATCAGATTCGTACGCCGCTGTCGGCCGCGATCCTCTACGGGGGGCACCTGGCCCAGCCGGACCTGGAGCCGGAGCTGCGCCAACGCTGCGCCGACCGCCTGAACTCGCGCCTGACCCACCTGGAACAGCAGGTTCGGGACATGCTGATTTTCGCCCGCGGCGAGACCCGTCTCGCCGAGCACCTGACACTGGCGGCCCTGTCCGACAACCTGCAGTCGGCCGCTGAAGGCATCGCGCTTAAACCGGGTATTAGCCTCGACTGGGATCTGGATGCGACCAGCGGCGCGGTGCATTGCAACCGCGATGCGCTGGTCGGAGCCTGCATGAACCTGGTCAACAACAGCCTGGAAGCCGGCGCCACCCAGGTGACCGTGGGCCTGCAGGTGGTGAGCGGTGAGGTGGAAATCGCCGTACAGGACAACGGTCCCGGCTTTGCGCCGGAGCAGCGCGACCAGTTGCTGGAGGCCTTCTACACCACCAAGTCCCAGGGCACTGGTCTGGGACTGGCCGTGGTGCAGGCGGTCGTGAAGGCCCATGGCGGCCGTTTTGATCTGGCCGCGCCGGCAGTCGGCGGCGCCCGGGCAACACTGACCCTGCCGTTGGCGGCGAACAGCAACGCGTGA
- a CDS encoding sigma-54 dependent transcriptional regulator, with the protein MSTDTNRILVLISDEAIRHDLSTILEFIGEESDEVSPASAGSLKPEQLATANAAILDAGEADLAALMEQLDSLDKGLPVLMVGEPDLSGLPDEIAARVIARMEWPLNYTKFVDSLYRAQVFRDQYARSRERGQQRGIQLFRSLVGTSRTVQHVRQLMAQVADKEVSVLITGESGTGKEVVARNLHYHSPRRDKPFVPVNCGAIPAELLESELFGHEKGAFTGAITARVGRFEMAEGGTLFLDEIGDMPLNMQVKILRVLQEKTFERVGSNRTQSADVRVIAATHKNLEDMIEGGDFREDLYYRLNVFPIEMPALRERVEDIPLLVNELIARMEKEKRGSLRLNSAAIMSLCRHDWPGNVRELANLVERLAIMHPYGVIGVQELPKKFRYIDDLDENRPVDDPGMPSGVPGLVGLDAPALLPVNGIDLKDYLGNLEKQLIQQALDEAGGVVARAAEKLRIRRTTLVEKVRKYGLREEASENA; encoded by the coding sequence ATGTCCACGGATACCAACCGCATTCTGGTCCTGATCAGCGATGAGGCGATTCGACACGATCTGTCGACCATTCTGGAGTTCATCGGTGAGGAATCGGATGAGGTGTCGCCAGCGTCTGCGGGCAGTCTGAAGCCGGAACAACTGGCCACCGCCAACGCCGCGATTCTCGACGCCGGTGAGGCGGACCTGGCGGCTTTGATGGAGCAGCTCGATTCGCTGGACAAGGGCTTGCCCGTGCTGATGGTGGGGGAACCGGACCTGTCCGGTCTGCCTGATGAAATAGCCGCCCGCGTCATAGCGCGTATGGAATGGCCGCTCAACTACACCAAGTTCGTTGACTCCCTCTACCGTGCCCAGGTTTTCCGGGACCAGTACGCCCGTTCCCGGGAACGCGGCCAGCAGCGCGGCATCCAGTTGTTCCGCAGCCTGGTTGGTACCAGCCGGACGGTCCAGCATGTGCGCCAGTTGATGGCCCAGGTGGCGGATAAAGAGGTGAGTGTGCTGATCACCGGCGAGTCCGGCACCGGCAAGGAAGTGGTGGCCCGCAACCTGCACTACCATTCCCCGCGCCGCGACAAGCCGTTCGTACCGGTCAACTGCGGCGCCATTCCCGCCGAGTTGCTGGAAAGCGAGCTGTTCGGCCATGAAAAAGGCGCGTTTACCGGTGCGATCACCGCCCGCGTGGGTCGTTTCGAAATGGCCGAAGGCGGCACCCTGTTCCTGGACGAAATCGGCGACATGCCCCTGAACATGCAGGTCAAGATCCTGCGCGTGCTGCAGGAAAAGACCTTCGAGCGGGTGGGCAGTAACCGCACCCAATCGGCGGACGTGCGCGTCATCGCCGCCACACATAAGAACCTGGAAGACATGATCGAGGGTGGCGATTTCCGCGAGGACCTCTACTACCGTCTGAACGTTTTCCCCATCGAGATGCCGGCCCTGCGGGAGCGGGTGGAAGACATCCCGTTGCTGGTGAACGAGCTGATCGCGCGCATGGAGAAGGAAAAACGCGGTTCCCTGCGCCTGAATTCCGCCGCCATCATGAGCCTGTGCCGGCACGACTGGCCGGGCAACGTGCGCGAGTTGGCCAACCTGGTGGAGCGCCTGGCGATCATGCATCCCTACGGCGTGATCGGTGTCCAGGAGCTGCCCAAGAAGTTCCGCTACATTGATGACCTGGACGAGAACCGCCCCGTCGACGATCCGGGTATGCCCAGCGGTGTGCCGGGGCTCGTGGGACTGGATGCGCCGGCCTTGCTGCCGGTCAACGGTATCGATCTGAAGGATTACCTGGGTAACCTGGAGAAGCAGCTGATCCAGCAGGCGCTGGACGAAGCTGGCGGAGTGGTCGCCCGAGCCGCCGAAAAGCTCCGCATCCGCCGCACCACGCTGGTGGAGAAAGTGCGCAAGTACGGCTTGCGCGAAGAGGCGTCCGAGAACGCCTGA
- a CDS encoding SOS cell division inhibitor, with translation MADTDISLECTLMSSALESLDTLIDEFRHALAQEDWDTLNRVNETVQPAIESAVAEIHSRGDDPEVLRERLADLQKLMADASKNAGESRDQAARELRGMSQNRQAVQAYANVRTGGRRS, from the coding sequence GTGGCAGACACCGACATCAGCCTGGAGTGCACCCTCATGAGTTCGGCCCTCGAATCCCTCGACACCCTCATCGACGAATTTCGTCACGCCCTGGCCCAGGAAGACTGGGACACATTGAACCGAGTTAATGAAACGGTGCAGCCGGCCATCGAGTCGGCGGTGGCCGAGATCCATAGCCGCGGCGACGATCCGGAGGTGTTGCGGGAGCGCCTGGCGGACCTGCAGAAATTGATGGCCGATGCCTCGAAAAACGCCGGAGAATCAAGGGATCAGGCGGCCAGGGAGCTGCGCGGGATGAGCCAGAACCGGCAGGCTGTCCAGGCCTATGCCAACGTCAGGACGGGCGGTCGTCGTTCCTGA
- a CDS encoding DUF1329 domain-containing protein gives MGLVSLLGLAAPSLASVSEDEAARLDQDLTPVGAERAGNGSGTIPAWDGGLAEPPATYREGEIEADPFPDDKPLFVITAENAALYGDKLTAGHRKLLEQYGPEYVMPVYQTRRTAAYPERIYERLRDNARHAELLDNGNGVRSTIATSPFPIPQSGLEVIWNHILRFRGEEVSFRSAFATPTVDGSFNPVLTEYDYYFAYSEPGVSLSDIDNKIFYLKTRIMSPSSLAGTLNLVHETLDQVRSPRLAWRYQSGERRLRRSPNLAYTTDLPNSSSLRTVDQKDMYNGAPNQYDWRLKGKREIYVPYNAYRLHQPSASADDIIQPRHINQQLTRYELHRVWVVEATLRTGLDHVYHRRVFYIDEDSWQILTTEEYDSDGNLWRVSEAHNISYYTVPVFWTTLELTYDLKSERYYVDGLDDGQKPYDFEPGFRGNEFSASAVRRSARR, from the coding sequence TTGGGGCTGGTTTCCCTCCTTGGGCTGGCTGCCCCGTCCCTGGCCAGTGTCTCCGAGGACGAGGCCGCGCGCCTGGACCAGGATTTGACCCCGGTGGGGGCAGAGCGGGCCGGCAATGGCTCGGGTACGATCCCCGCGTGGGATGGCGGGCTCGCCGAACCACCGGCGACTTACCGGGAAGGCGAGATCGAAGCCGATCCGTTTCCGGACGACAAGCCGTTGTTCGTGATCACGGCCGAGAATGCTGCTCTCTATGGTGACAAGCTAACGGCCGGACACCGGAAGCTGCTGGAGCAGTATGGTCCCGAATACGTCATGCCGGTCTATCAGACGCGCCGCACGGCCGCCTATCCGGAGCGTATCTATGAGCGGCTCAGGGATAACGCGAGGCACGCCGAGCTACTCGATAACGGCAATGGCGTTCGCTCCACCATCGCCACCAGCCCGTTCCCGATTCCCCAGAGCGGGCTTGAGGTCATCTGGAACCACATCCTGCGTTTTCGCGGTGAAGAAGTGTCCTTCCGCTCGGCATTCGCCACGCCGACGGTGGACGGATCCTTCAACCCGGTGCTGACGGAATACGATTACTACTTTGCCTACAGTGAGCCGGGTGTCTCGCTGTCCGACATCGACAACAAGATCTTCTACCTGAAGACCCGGATCATGTCGCCCTCCAGTCTGGCCGGCACGCTCAATCTGGTGCACGAAACCCTGGACCAGGTCCGCTCGCCGCGTCTGGCGTGGCGGTACCAGTCGGGTGAGCGACGTCTGAGACGTTCGCCGAACCTGGCCTATACCACCGACCTGCCGAATAGCTCGTCCCTGCGCACGGTGGACCAGAAGGACATGTACAACGGCGCGCCCAACCAGTACGACTGGAGGCTCAAGGGCAAGCGCGAGATCTATGTGCCTTACAACGCCTACAGGCTGCACCAGCCGTCGGCATCGGCGGATGACATCATCCAGCCGCGCCACATCAATCAGCAACTGACCCGCTACGAGTTGCACCGGGTCTGGGTCGTGGAAGCGACGCTGCGTACCGGGCTCGATCACGTCTACCACCGCCGGGTGTTCTACATCGACGAGGACAGCTGGCAGATTCTGACGACTGAGGAATACGACAGCGACGGAAACCTCTGGCGGGTGTCCGAGGCCCACAACATCAGTTACTACACGGTGCCGGTGTTCTGGACCACGCTGGAGCTGACCTACGATCTGAAATCGGAGCGGTACTACGTCGATGGTCTGGACGACGGCCAGAAGCCCTATGATTTCGAACCGGGCTTTCGCGGCAACGAGTTTTCCGCCTCCGCTGTCCGCCGTTCTGCGCGCCGCTGA
- a CDS encoding DUF6586 family protein: MASQWPTFTRQKLFLANTLFRLAEEQDQATRREASLQGGVALLSETRSALLSLIADLYQVSPASRNSIDALAEAIDYTCREVEELRALATEPGSWWQHVDGLLAEQGRPVDRKKAEAQDNLIAVSAQSGPDRTPAELLKTTEAIRRYIDGVLERHEEW, encoded by the coding sequence ATGGCGTCACAGTGGCCCACATTCACCAGGCAGAAGCTATTCCTGGCCAATACACTGTTTCGTCTGGCCGAGGAGCAGGATCAGGCAACCCGTCGCGAAGCGAGCTTGCAGGGTGGAGTTGCGCTGCTCTCCGAAACCCGGAGCGCCCTGCTCTCCCTGATTGCCGACCTGTATCAGGTGAGTCCTGCATCTAGGAACAGCATCGACGCCTTGGCAGAGGCCATTGACTACACCTGTCGCGAGGTAGAGGAGTTGCGCGCGCTGGCCACTGAGCCAGGATCCTGGTGGCAACATGTTGATGGGCTACTGGCCGAGCAGGGCCGCCCTGTCGACCGCAAGAAAGCGGAAGCCCAGGACAACCTGATCGCGGTATCCGCCCAGTCCGGACCGGACCGTACACCGGCAGAACTGCTCAAGACGACCGAAGCCATACGCCGCTACATCGACGGCGTGCTGGAAAGGCACGAAGAGTGGTAG
- a CDS encoding cell division inhibitor SulA, protein MEQLSFNQTLSQNPVPVALADRSLKRRSRLARPVAIHSQERPLRAPETPDAPAREPQGNVTEIILPEGQVENMQLLLPMLTQLNQERRWLAWIDPPQALMQKWQQTHGIVAGEILVLRSNDQFDAQELAERALRAGTCHAVVMWTAGTPGTAAMDRLQQASAKGESHGVVLRQR, encoded by the coding sequence GTGGAGCAGCTCAGTTTTAACCAGACTCTTTCCCAGAATCCGGTGCCCGTGGCGCTGGCGGACCGATCGCTGAAGCGTCGGAGCCGTCTGGCCAGGCCGGTGGCGATCCACTCGCAGGAGCGCCCGCTTCGGGCTCCGGAAACGCCTGACGCTCCGGCTCGCGAGCCCCAGGGCAATGTGACCGAAATCATATTGCCGGAAGGTCAGGTCGAGAACATGCAGCTGCTGCTCCCCATGCTGACCCAGCTGAACCAGGAGCGTCGCTGGCTGGCCTGGATCGATCCTCCCCAGGCGTTGATGCAGAAGTGGCAGCAGACCCATGGCATTGTTGCCGGCGAGATTCTGGTCCTGCGCTCAAACGATCAGTTTGACGCCCAGGAATTGGCGGAGCGCGCGCTGCGGGCCGGTACCTGCCACGCGGTGGTGATGTGGACCGCAGGCACGCCGGGAACGGCCGCCATGGATCGCTTGCAGCAGGCCTCTGCCAAAGGGGAGAGCCACGGCGTTGTTCTGAGGCAGCGTTAG
- the lexA gene encoding transcriptional repressor LexA has translation MKLTPRQSQVLDVIRRYVDDTGYPPTRAEIARELGFKSANAAEEHLRALARKGAIEMVPGASRGIRLPEAEEDPGLPIVGQVAAGSPILAQEHIDDYCALQPTFFSPSADYLLRVRGMSMKDIGILDGDLLAVHRTQDVQNGQVVVARVGEEVTVKRFKREGTHVYLLPENEEFQPIDVDLTEQELFIEGLGVGVIRRSDMH, from the coding sequence ATGAAGCTGACACCGAGACAATCCCAGGTTCTGGACGTAATCCGCCGCTACGTGGACGACACGGGTTATCCCCCCACCCGGGCCGAAATCGCCAGGGAACTGGGGTTCAAGTCGGCCAACGCGGCTGAGGAACACTTGCGGGCGCTGGCCCGTAAAGGCGCAATCGAGATGGTGCCCGGCGCCAGCCGTGGCATCCGCCTGCCTGAAGCGGAAGAGGATCCCGGTTTGCCCATCGTGGGGCAGGTAGCCGCCGGTAGTCCGATCCTCGCGCAGGAACACATTGACGATTACTGTGCCCTGCAACCCACCTTCTTTTCCCCGTCTGCCGACTACCTGCTGCGCGTGCGCGGCATGAGCATGAAGGACATTGGCATTCTTGACGGCGACCTGCTGGCCGTCCACCGGACCCAGGACGTCCAGAACGGCCAGGTCGTCGTGGCCCGTGTGGGTGAGGAAGTGACCGTCAAGCGCTTCAAGCGTGAAGGGACCCACGTTTACCTGCTGCCGGAAAACGAGGAATTCCAGCCCATTGACGTTGATTTGACCGAGCAGGAACTGTTTATCGAAGGCTTGGGTGTCGGTGTGATCCGTCGGTCGGATATGCACTGA
- the yccX gene encoding acylphosphatase, whose translation MEEQCVKARVYGQVQGVLFRASTQEKARALGLTGYVKNLEDGSVEVFACGDEAAVESLVEWLHKGPDRARVDKVDVEGMAYRPRKSFTVK comes from the coding sequence ATGGAAGAGCAATGTGTGAAAGCCCGAGTTTATGGACAGGTTCAGGGCGTTTTGTTTCGGGCCAGTACCCAGGAAAAGGCCAGGGCGCTGGGGCTGACCGGGTACGTGAAGAATCTGGAAGACGGCTCGGTCGAAGTCTTCGCCTGTGGCGATGAAGCGGCCGTAGAGTCCCTGGTTGAGTGGCTGCACAAGGGCCCCGACCGCGCCCGGGTGGACAAAGTGGACGTCGAGGGCATGGCCTACCGGCCCAGGAAGTCTTTCACGGTCAAGTAG
- a CDS encoding DUF6231 family protein, translated as MSQFVVAASIPAVMWFKQDPCRDDPARLPRRRPDAPFHARTVTLIGSMHRDGSIMLEQSLKQLLGQYRPESLLVAGETARHIGDVWAEYAGIELTDVSEAPLAVVEHQEAVADLALVTELMGRLSHEEARQFLGWLRNAGARRVAVSLAPDDGWTFSDMVALAFHRHDRFDDGTELFTYDIETYNRPREWNNPRYWANPENWGKYRW; from the coding sequence TTGTCGCAGTTCGTTGTGGCCGCGTCAATCCCGGCGGTGATGTGGTTCAAGCAGGACCCGTGCCGGGACGATCCGGCCCGCCTGCCGAGGCGACGGCCGGATGCGCCATTCCACGCGCGTACTGTTACACTGATCGGCTCCATGCACCGGGATGGGAGCATCATGCTGGAACAAAGCCTGAAACAGCTGCTGGGGCAGTACCGGCCCGAATCGCTGCTGGTCGCGGGGGAAACCGCCCGACATATTGGCGATGTCTGGGCTGAATACGCCGGTATCGAACTGACGGATGTCTCCGAAGCGCCCCTGGCGGTCGTTGAGCACCAGGAGGCCGTGGCGGATCTGGCACTGGTTACTGAACTGATGGGCCGTCTGTCCCACGAAGAAGCCCGGCAGTTCCTGGGCTGGCTGCGCAATGCCGGGGCGCGTCGTGTCGCGGTCAGTCTGGCACCGGACGACGGCTGGACCTTCAGCGACATGGTCGCGCTTGCCTTCCATCGTCATGACCGTTTTGACGACGGTACCGAACTGTTCACCTATGACATCGAAACCTATAATCGCCCTCGGGAGTGGAACAACCCCCGGTATTGGGCCAACCCCGAGAATTGGGGGAAATACCGCTGGTAG
- a CDS encoding amidoligase family protein, whose product MTVEQACRMPSILKNQDGEERRVGVEIEISGLSYDSLVRLCGKLLKGEPHLTSRYVTRLDTPQGEYTIELDSDPIKDLDLQDDRLPDSIRELGGHAMEVIDAAAERIVPLEIVSPPLPLSELETMEELCNKLRDAGAVGSREALIYAFGLQLNPELPNLESGTLLAYLRAFAALYEWLKSRHQLDISRKFTTYIEPWDTDYVDLIMQPDYQPDRATLMKDYLHYNPTRNRALDLLPLFSHLDDGLLRQYVDDERIKARPTLHYRLPDCDIDNPRWHFSDVWNDWVVVEELAADAKRLQDLMAAYRESRKFSFRNLTTSWKDRCEEWLAQNLA is encoded by the coding sequence ATGACAGTGGAACAGGCGTGCCGGATGCCCAGCATCCTCAAAAACCAGGACGGCGAGGAACGACGCGTCGGCGTGGAGATCGAGATATCCGGGCTCTCCTACGACAGCCTCGTCCGCCTCTGCGGCAAGCTGCTCAAGGGGGAGCCGCACCTGACATCCCGCTACGTCACCCGCCTGGATACGCCCCAGGGCGAATACACCATCGAGCTGGATTCCGACCCGATCAAGGACCTGGACCTGCAGGACGACCGGCTGCCCGACTCCATACGCGAACTCGGCGGCCACGCCATGGAAGTGATCGACGCAGCGGCCGAACGCATCGTGCCGCTGGAAATCGTCAGCCCGCCGCTGCCGCTGTCGGAGCTGGAGACCATGGAGGAACTCTGTAACAAGCTGCGCGACGCCGGTGCCGTAGGCAGTCGCGAGGCGCTGATCTACGCCTTCGGCCTGCAGCTGAACCCGGAGCTGCCCAACCTGGAAAGCGGCACCCTGCTGGCCTACCTGCGGGCTTTCGCGGCGCTCTACGAGTGGCTGAAATCGCGTCATCAGCTGGATATCAGCCGTAAGTTCACTACCTACATCGAACCCTGGGACACGGACTACGTGGACCTGATCATGCAGCCGGACTATCAGCCCGACCGCGCCACGCTGATGAAGGATTACCTGCACTACAATCCGACCCGCAACCGCGCGCTCGACTTGCTGCCGCTGTTCTCCCACCTCGACGACGGCCTGCTGCGGCAGTACGTCGACGACGAACGCATCAAGGCCCGCCCGACCCTGCACTACCGCCTGCCTGACTGCGACATCGACAACCCGCGCTGGCACTTCTCCGACGTGTGGAACGACTGGGTGGTGGTCGAGGAACTGGCAGCGGACGCAAAACGTCTGCAGGACCTGATGGCCGCCTACCGCGAAAGCCGCAAGTTCAGCTTCCGCAACCTGACCACTAGCTGGAAGGACCGCTGCGAGGAATGGCTGGCTCAGAACCTGGCTTGA
- a CDS encoding gamma-glutamyl-gamma-aminobutyrate hydrolase family protein produces the protein MAGSEPGLTIGISGPSRQRLPHRLMRLGLRLFGARPLFIRPGSRVDVSMLDGLILSGGTHVHPDRFGQAPEVRARYDRLRDETDWRLLAETERLHLPVLGICRGAQLINVFRGGSLCQNVTPLRVNTRHRPLLLPLQTVRLVHGSLLGQIMLGPTIGANRIHSQAIKRLGRGLRVVALDNDYFVQAVESEEGQWLLGVQWHPEYLLYHPLHRRIFECFVHAARQQKLRRLGQSEGSAL, from the coding sequence ATGGCTGGCTCAGAACCTGGCTTGACCATCGGCATCAGCGGCCCGTCGCGACAGCGCCTGCCCCATCGCCTGATGCGACTGGGGCTGAGACTGTTCGGTGCGCGCCCGCTGTTCATTCGCCCGGGCTCGCGGGTGGACGTGTCCATGCTGGACGGGCTGATCCTGTCCGGCGGCACCCACGTCCATCCCGACCGGTTCGGCCAGGCGCCCGAAGTACGAGCCCGATACGACCGACTGCGGGACGAGACCGACTGGCGCCTGCTGGCGGAAACCGAGCGCCTGCACCTGCCGGTGTTGGGTATCTGCCGGGGGGCGCAGCTGATCAACGTGTTCCGCGGCGGCTCCCTGTGCCAGAACGTCACGCCGCTGCGGGTCAATACCCGGCACCGACCGCTGCTGCTGCCGCTGCAGACCGTTCGCCTGGTCCATGGCAGCCTGCTGGGCCAGATCATGCTGGGGCCCACCATTGGAGCCAACCGCATTCACAGCCAGGCGATCAAGCGGCTGGGACGCGGTCTGCGGGTGGTCGCCCTCGACAACGACTATTTTGTGCAGGCGGTGGAGAGCGAGGAAGGGCAATGGCTGCTGGGTGTCCAGTGGCATCCGGAATACCTGCTGTATCACCCGTTGCACCGGCGGATTTTCGAGTGCTTCGTGCACGCGGCCCGGCAACAGAAGCTGCGGCGCCTGGGACAGAGTGAAGGCAGCGCCCTGTGA